In the genome of Helicovermis profundi, the window TCGCTTTTTTAACAGCATAATCAGCTTTTTTATTAATTCTAACAACTTTCCCTACAATTTTTTTATCTTTATAAGCTAAAGTTTTAATTTTTACTTCATCTCCAACTTTAAATTTAGAAAGATACGTTTCATCAATTTCAATATCAACCCACATATCTTTTAAATCTGTAATAGTTGCAATATTCATACCAGTTGAAGCCATTTCGCCTTCACTTGAATTAAGTAAAGTAACAGTTCCACTAAGAGGAGAAACTATTGCAGCGTCAGTTAAATACGTTTCAACTTCTTTTATACCAGCAAGTGCTTGTGCATATTTATCTTCCGATGCAGCAATATTACTACTAGCAGCAGCTACCATTGCTCTTGCAGCAGTTACTTGACCACTTGCAGCAATAATATCTTCGTTTCTTGCACCATCTTTAGCCATTTTATAATCTTCATACGCCACATTCATTTTAGTTTCAATCTCATCTACCTTAGATTTAGAAACGCCACCTTTTTTGTAAACTGCACTTAATCTATCATAAGTAGTTTTTAAATAATCATAAGCAGCTTTTGCCTTTGAAACAGTTTCACCTCTTGCGCCATTCTTTGCTTTTCTTAAAACAGCTTCAGCAGCATCAAGTTGACCATTAGCAGCTTGGTACTGAGCCTTAGCAGCTTCAACACCATTCTCTGCAGCCTTAGAAAGTGCAACTAAGCCCTCTTTCTTTGCCATAATATCCTTAGCATCGATAACTGCAATCGGATCACCTTTTTTAACAATCTCTCCTTCACTAACTTTAATCTGAGAAATTCTACCTGGAACTTTTGTATTAATATCTACATCATTAGCTTCAATGTAACCCTGAAATAAATTCTCATCATTTAAAGTAGTTTTTGAATTATTAACACTAGAAAAACCCACTAGCATTACAAGAGCAATTACAACTACACTAACCATAGTAACCATTTTTTTATTCATTTTGTCATCTCCTTAAAATCATAATATTCATTTATTTATCATTGCAAGGATAAGTATAAACTCAAAAACTATTTTTGTAAATATGTTTACTAAATTGTTAATAGAAAGTTCACATTTGTAAACATATTTACAATGCGAACTTTTTTAAAAAAAACAACTTTATTTTTTATCTTTTCAAGGTAGATAAAAACCCAATAAAACGCAGCGCCTTAAGGCTGGTCTTGCCTTTGAAGCGAAGTTTTATTGGGTTTTTATCCTTTCGAAGCGAAGTTTTACTTGTCATTTAATAATCTAACTAAGACACTACCTTTCATCTTTTCAAGGTAAATAAAAAATAAAATAAAACGTAGCGCCGGGGGGCTGGTCTTGCCTTCGAAGCGAAGTTTTACTTGTCATTTAATATAAATGCTAAGACCATATCTTTCATATTTTCAAGGCAGATAAAAAATAAAATAAAACGTAGCGCCTTAAGGCTGGTCTTGCCTTCGAAGCGAAGTTTTACTTGTCATTTAATATAAATGCTAAGACCATATCTTTCATATTTTCAAGGCAGATAAAAAATAAAATAAAACGTAGCGCCTTAAGGCTGGTCTTGCCTTCGAAGCGAAGTTTTACTTTATTTTTTATCTTTTATCAATTCCAATAACTTAATCTCAAAAATGAATCTACAATTTTAACTTGTTCATTAAAACTTTCATCACTTAATATTCCATATTTTTTCCCATATATGCCTCTCGATTCAAGTGTCCATAAAAAACATTTAAAATTATCATATTTCTCTATATTATTACTTAATCTCCAAACGAAATCTTCAAGTTTTTTATATCTATCAGTTTCTAAATTTTTTTCTTTTTTAAGCATATTTATGTCTATAAGCAATTCAAAAGGCTTCATCACAAGATACCTATAACTCTCTTTATCATCTATAAAGTCCAAAACAAATTTTTCATAGCTTTCTTTCACTATTCTAAACATTATATTTCTCCTTAAAAATCAATAAGTTGTTTTTAAAAGCTTTCTTTTTGCTTTCAAATAAATCATTCCTATTTAATACTTCATCGATAATAGTAGTTAGTAAATTTTTATCTGCTTTTTTTATCAAAATATCAATATCATCTATATCCTTCTTTGCAAGTCTAATTATTTTACTCACAATTATATCTTCAATAGATAATATATATACATTTAAATATTTAAATTCTTCAAGTTTTAAAGCTCTTTCTTTATATTTAGGAGAAAGCAAAGTAGAAGGATATTCAAGCATATCGAAATCTCTAAGTTGAGCAAATACTTTTCCTAACTTAGAAGAATATTCTAAATCTACAAAATCAAAATCCCTTGTAGCTCTAGCAGTATATTCACCTAAAACACATGCAGATCCACCTAGAAAATATATATCAAACGGTTCAACTTCAAATAGTTCAGCAACTTTTTCCATGTCTCGAATTTTTTCTTGCAATTCAATTTTAATATCCATAATAATCCCTCTTAAGTAAATAGTTATTCTATGTACATTTTACCACGTTTTTCGTTTTTTATATATTTTCAATAAAGCTAACTAATTCACGTCTAAAATTGTCATCTTTTGTTTTTTCTCTTTTCTTAAATTTAGTATAGCTCTTCTTTTTTTTCATTCTCTCTTTTTGACTAATATGTCTTGATTCAAGTATAAGTTCTATATTATCATTTGTAATCCATCTACCATTTTGATTTAGAATTTTACCATCTTTCGCCAGTGCCATCGCTGAAAGTCCATTGTCCTGAGTAATTACTAAATCACCTTTTTCCATGTGATTAACGATATAATAATCAGCTGCATCTCTTGTAACATCAACAGTAACAATTTTAGCATAATCGTCTTCAATTCTTACCGCATGGTTTTTAACAACTACTAGTGGAACACTATGTTTTTTTGCTTCTTCTATAGTAATTTTTACTACAGGACAGCCATCTGCATCTACCCAAATTTTCATAAATACCTCATCTTATTAATATTAAAGTTAAAGAGCAATTATCTTTATTTTATAATGCTAAATCTAAGAGACTTGATATATCAGCATTATTATAAGTATTATTTGATTCATAAGCTTCTAAAGATTTTGAAATAGTACTATCATTTAAAAAAGAAAGTATACTATCTTCTGAATCATTTTGATCAAATAACTTTGTTAAATCTACTTGATTATTCATTCTAAATTTATTTTTTTGACCACCATCCATACTTTTCATCATTTCCTGAGGTGAGGGCAAATTAAAGCCATTTTCGCTAGCAAGTTTCTTTATTTCGTCCGAACTAATACTTCCATCATCATTAGTATCATAAGTATCAAAAATTTGATTAACATCAATAGAGATACCTAAATTCTCAGATGCTTTACTTGCGAAATCACTTACTTCAGTCTCGCTCCAACTACCATTTGAATCTTGGTCAATTTTAGGACCACGTCCCTCTCCTAATCTACCGGCACCGCCTGGTCCACCAGGGCCACCGGGACCACCAGCTCCTTTTGGTCCGCCGTGGCCATTTCTATTACCACTTCCTCTACCCACGCCATCTAAACTTTGCTGATTATTATCAGAAGCACTTAAATTACTAAGGCTTTTAAAACTATACGAGGAATAATTATTAACACTATTAATTGTCAAAAAAATCACCACCCTTCATTTTACTTGATAAGATATTTACAAGGTAATTGCTCTTATCTATATTCTAAAACTAAATTGTGATGGTTTTGTGACGAAAAATAAACGAGTTTCTAAAATTAAATTGTGATGGTAGGAAGTTCTAACCAAAATTCAACACCTTTTTCTATATTATTTACCCCGTATTTTGCCACGTGGTTATCTAAAATTGATTTAACTATAGAAAGTCCAAGTCCACTACCTGAACTTACACGTGTTCTAGATTTATCAACTTTATAGAAGCTGGTCCAAATATTATCAAATTCATTCTCTTCAATATTTTTTCCAAAATTTTTAACTATTATTCTGACTGCATTATCACTTTCTACTTCTCTAATTTCAATTTTTCTATTTTCATCTACATGTTCAATTGCATTATTAATATAATTAATAAGAACTTGTTCAATTTTTGAAAGATCAGCATTAACAAAATAATCTTTAGTAAGATATGAGCTACATTTAATACCTTTTTCTATAAAAATAGTTTGATATTTATCTAAGATTTCTTCAATTAAAATGGTTATATTAAAATTTGTTTTATTTATAATTTTAACATCTGATTCAACTTCTGATATCACTAAAAGGTCTTTAACTAATTTATCCATTCTATCCGCTTCATCAATTGCAATGTCGAGATATTTTTCTTGTTTTTTTATATCATTTACTATATTAAATTTTATACCTTCAAGATGACCTTTGATAAGTCCAATTGGAGTTTTTAGTTCATGTGATACGCTTGAAACAAATAATTTTCTCATATCATCAATATGCTTTTTCTTCTCATTATCTTTTTTTAGAAGCCCATTGGCATCTATTAATTCACTTATTGTTTCATTAAGTTTGTTTGATATGAGATTAATGCTGCTGCCAAGTTCACCTAACTCGTCTTCCGATTTTATTTTATACTTTTTTGTAAAATCAAGATTCGATATACTTTTAGCAATGCCACTAATTTCTATAATTGGTTTAGTAATTTTTTTTGTAAAAAAAAGCAAAAATATATTACCAAGTACTATAGCAATGACTCCTGTAAATGCAAAAAAGTCATTCGAAATATTTGCGTTTTCATTAATTACATTTATAGGCTTTTCAATAACTAAAAATTTATTTTTATCTAATCTTGTAATCATCTGAATTTTTTTATTTCCATATTCAAAATCTTCATCAACTTTATACAAATATTTCTTATTAGTATCTTCTATGTTAGTAATTTGATTTTTAATATCAATTGCAATATTAAGAGGAATTTTTCTTACAATTTTTTCACTACTTAAGTTTGGTCTATTAAAAGAATCATCAACAACCTCTAAATCATTATTAATAATGCTAATATGAACTCCTTTAGATCTATCAATTGATTTTAGGACTGAAGATAAATTATCTGAATCATTATTATAAACATCCCTTATCCTATCAACATTTTCTAAAAATATTTTCTCATTTCTATAAATAAAATATTTCTCAAGAAAAAATGAATTCATAAATAATGAAAATACAATAAAGAATATTAAAAATATACTAAAAATAAAAAACATCTTCACTCTAATCGACTTCATTTTTTCACCTCTAGTTTATAACCAACACTTCTTATAGTCTGAATATATTCACCGTATTTTCCAAATTTTGATCTAATGCTTTTTATATGTGTATCCACTGTTCTAATATCACCATAAAAATCATATCCCCAAACATTGTTTAAAATCTGCTCACGGCTAAGCGCTCTACCTAAATTTTTAACTAAATATAAAATAAACTTATACTCTTTCGGGCTAAATTCTACAATTTTTTCATCAATAATAATTTCATGAGTCTTATCATTAATTGATATACCCTCAAGAAAAACAGTGTTTTGACTAATTTTATTAGTGCGTCTAAGAAGAGAATTCACTCTAGCCATAAAAATCTCGTAACTAAAAGGTTTTGTAATATACTCGTCCGCACCAAGATTTAGTCCATTGATTTCATCCACCTCACCTCCTAAGGCTGTAAGCATTAGAATTGGTACTTTTGAAGTTCTTCTAATTTCTTTACAAACCTCAAAACCGGTAAAATATGGCATCATAACATCTAAAATCACTAAATTAATATCATTTTCATGTAAAAAGAATTCAATTGCTTCTTTACCATCTTTAGCCGTTATTACTTCATATCCTTCTTTAGTTAAAAAATCATAAACTAATTTTCTAAACCTAATTTCATCATCTGCTATTAATATTTTTGTGTTCATGAAAGCTCCTAGGTATATCTTAATATTTATTTCATTATATCATCTTTATTTTACACTAATATTTCATTATTATAATACTTAGAAATCTATACTTGCATAAAAATAATAATAAATTTTTAATCAAACCTCAGTTTTTGATTAACTTTCTTCGATTATATAATATAAATAACCAATAAAGAACAAAACAAATTATATATATACAACAATTAGATTATTATTTAAAACCTTCTGATATTACTAATCAAATATGGGTATAATTAAAGTCAAGAAAGAAATAAGAGGGTGAGAAAATGAACGATTACACTTGTAAAAGATGTGGCAATTTACTCCTTAACGGACAGAAAAATTATTGCACCAAATGCATGGAAAAAAATAAAGTAGACTTAAAAATAATTCGTGAATATCTTGAAAAAAACAAAAATGCTACTCTTATGGAAATTTCAATTGCAACAGGAATTTCAGTAAAGATTATTAATAATCTAATATCTAACAACTCAATTGAAATAGTTAAGGATCCTTATAAATTATAAATTGCCTTAAAAATAAACAAACAGAAATCCTATGTTGTACTCTCAAACATGGGATTTCTATTTGTTTTATATAATAATCAATATATATTACATTTTATTTGGTAATAAAATTAATTGTACTTTGTGTAATTCTCTACCTATTCAAACAAGCTAAGCTGCTCATGTAGCGAATTATTAAGTCTTAGTAGGCTAAGAGGATTACTATCACTTAAAAATGCATAATTAATTTCTTTACTACTATCCATAATTTGAACATTATCTCTAAGAGAATTTCGTAGTTTACAGCTATATACTATCGGAAAATAGTCACTAATAAATTTACCTTCCACGTGTGCTGTAAATGCAATTAATTGAAAACCTAGTTGTTTTGCAATCTTAAAAACAGGATCTAATACATGTTCACTTGATGCTTTTCCAAATGGATTATCTAGAAGGACTGTTCTTTGGCGTTTAGAATTATTTTTAATCATATATTTTTTCTCTGCAATATAATTTTGTATTCCTAGAAACAGAGTCATATTTTTACTCCATTTTTCACCAGCAGACCATTTATTTGAACTTGTCCAATCGGTATAATTACTACTAATTTTAAAATCATTTGTTACTTTTCTAAGGCTAACCTTAATCTCTTTACCAGAAAATATTTTATAAAGCAAAGTCTTTGTAGATAACCATTCTTTTATTTGCTTTTCCAGCAATTCTTTACTCTCTTTTAAATCTAAAGATTGTTTTTCCTTATTTATCTCGCTTGTCATAAAAATTAAATGTTCACGGATTGCAAGTTTAGACTGATTTTTTTCATATATAGGTGTCTTAATTTGAAATATCTTTTTTCGTACTCCATCAATTTCAATACTAGTTTTATTAGCAATATGATCAATTTCTTTTACTACATTATCCAAATAAATATATAAACGATTAATAAATTTATTTATAGCTTCATCAATAGTACGTAGACTTTCATTTAAATATCTAAGAGCTACATTTATGTTTTCATCTAATTTTTTCTGCCACTCTAAAACATCTTGATAATTCTCTCTGAATTTTAAGGCATCTAAAGTTAATTTTTTCATTTTAATATTTGTAATATAATCATTACAAAATATTTTAAAATCCTCTTGATGTTCTAAAAGTTTTTCCCTATGTTTTTCCTTTAGAATATAACTTTTATTAGAAATTTCTATATAATTTTTTAAAGTTTCTATTGGTTTATAAGTAAAATCTATAATAAAGGATTCTAAAACTTCTACTGCTTTTAAATTTCCATTTGATAATTCAAATTTATCTTGTACTCTTATTATTTCACTTCTACAAGCTTCCATTTTCTCTAAGTTTTTATCTACATTTTTTAATTTATTATCTAATATTTGTTCATTTTCTTTTAAATTTACGCCTTTTTCTTTTAACTCAGATCTTACTATATTTAAATCCTTATCATATTTACTAGTAGTATCATATTTACTATGAGCATTTTTTAAAGACTTTAATTCACCCAAAAGAGTATCACGTACACTCTTTGACTTTGCTTCATCTTTTCTAAGCATTTTAAGTTCTTCTTTAATTTCCTTAATGCTATTTTTATATTGAATTATTTGAGTATCGCCTGAAATTGGAAAAACAAGATTATCTAATTCAACTAAGTAATCTATAGTTTTTAAAGTCAGCTTTAGCTGAATATCTAAACTTTCAATTTCATTATTTAATTTTAATACTTTTCTTTCAATACTTTCTCTATCTTCACTACCCTCATTTAATAAATCCTCTAACCTATCAATTTCCTTAAATAAAACTTGAAGTGAAGACTTGGCAAATAATTCATTATTATCTTTAGATTTCTTATAATAGTCATTATTATAAATATTATCGATTTCTTTTATACACTTCTCTTTTTCAGCGTCTGATTTCTTTATATCATCTTTAAAACTATTTAATTTTCTAGAAATCTTATCTAATTCAAACTTAAGATCCTTTAATTCCTTTTGATACTCATAGCTTTCTATTTCATATTTTTTTATTTTTTTTTCATTTTCTAAGTATTCAAGGCTTTTACTAATCATATTCGTAATATGAACTTTTTCATCTTTAATACTTTCTAAGCGAAGCTTAGTTGATTCTAAAAATAATTTTGACTCATTTAACTCTTTTTCATATTTACCTTTACTTACTTTTAAACTACTAAGGTTATCTTTACATAGTCTTAAAGTTTCTTTAGAGAGCTCATATTCTTCGTTGGGATTTTTATCAAAAAATAGATTTATAGAATAAATTAGCTGAGTTAAGTTTTGAATATCCATTTCTAAAACAAGTCTTCTCTCCTTAAGTATCTCTAAATTATGTTCATTATTTTTTTTCCAAAATTCAAAATTTTCGTCTACACTAAAATCAGACCATTTTTTCGGCATTACTAGAGAATATTCACTAGATGCGCATGCTTCCTTTGCTTCTTCAAGTGTAAGTACGTATACTGGATGAACTAAATTTTCACTATAAGCACCTATTTTAGAAAGTAGTTTTTCTTTTTCCTTTTCTGTAGTAATAACTGTTATTGCCCAGTTAGGATACTTTTTTATCATTTCATCCATTTTATCTAAATAATGCTTCTTAAGAAAATCCATTCCAGAGTGTAAAACTGAAAATTGTTCACTCCAAAGCAAAACACTAGAAATAAAACTAGGATCCGCCATAAAAACTTTTTGATTTTTGTATAACTGATATTCATATAAAGCCATAGATTCATCAGTTAACTGATTTTCTTTTTCATTTTGAAGTATAAGTAATCTATCGTTTAAATTGTTTTTTAAAGTCATTTCCTGTTCATAAATTTTATTAATAGCTAAAGGTTTATTCATTACTTGCAAATATTCTTTAGATAAATCTTTTCTTTCATTTTCAATATTGTTAAGTTTATCAGTAAGTGATTGTATTTTTAAATTATCAATATTTACCTCGCTATCTACTTCACTTATTTTAAGCTTCAAATTCTCAATAGCATTTTTTTTTGAAATCAAAATCTCGCTTATTTTAATTTCTTCATTTGATAATTCTCTTATTTTTTTATTTTGATAATCACTATAATGCTTAATCGTTTCATCTTTATTAAGCCCTAAAAGTTTACTTTTAATACTTAATAAATCCTTATTTTTAATTTCAATAAAGCTTTTTGCTTTATTTAGTAGATTTTCTTTATTTTTAATTTTAAGATTATAATTATTAAAAAGTGTATTTTCTACGTCAATATTTCTATTAATTTCCTCTAGGACTTTATCAATATCTTCTATTTTATTATTTTCACTAATAATTTTTTGCTTAAATAAATACAGTAGTTCAGATTTAGAAGTCTCAAGCTTTTTAGCAAAATCTTTTAAACTAATATCTTCATCAATTTCGAGTAAATCTTTTTTTAAACTTTCTAATTCTGCTTCTTTTAAATCCAAGTTATTTTTCATTTTAGCAAGTTCAAGTATTTCTAAGTTTTTCTCTAAGTTACTATTTTTATCAAGCTTATCATTTAATTCACTTTCTGTTATTGTATAATTTTTATTAGCTTCATTAAGTTCGTCCTCTTTAAATGCAATATTTAAAGAGGATATATCTCTTTCTAAATTATATCTATTAAGCTTCAAAACATTTAATTCAAGTAACAACTTTTCCTTTAAACTATTTAGTTCATTTAATTTTAAATCTATAAATTCACCTATACCTTTCATTTTGCTCTTTTCATTTTTCCATAGGTCATTAGAGTCATTGTATGAAGAAAATGTTTGAACATACTTATCTACATGTTTTTTAATTTCTTCATTTTGCTCAATTTCTTTACTTAAGTTTCTATAAGCCTTTAAATGATCTTGATGTGTTTCAAAGGTTTCAGTAAATACCTTTGACTCCTTATCACCAAGGGCTTCTTCAACAGTCGGTATAATCAAGTTGTTTACTAGTTGACTAGTGGTTTTACAATTATCGAAAAATCCTTCAACTCCACCTTCCATTGAATTTATTTTTGAAATACTAAGCCATTCGCTTCTAGATATATGGTAGTTCATCTCTAAATGTTTATTGTACGATTTTATAGTAGAAAACATTTTAGCATTTACACTCTTATTTTTCATGCTCAAATAATAATCATTTATTTCTTGCTGACTAGAAGCTCTAAGACCACCCACTGTCTTTTGAGTAAATGGCAAATAATCAATGCCATCTTTATCTTCAAATTCATATTCATAAGTATATAAATGACGATGTAAATCCTTATTTTTTGTATATAAAGTAACTCCTGTTACTAAATATCTTCTTGGATGCTCATTTAAAATCCATTCAACGGCGATATGCGCTGACTCAGAATCAAGAGATAAAGTTTCACGAATGCGCCTTTCAGCATGTTTTATAGTAGGCAAAACCGATTGAAGTATCATTTGAACTAAAACCGTTTTACCACCACCATTTTCTAAAATAAAGGCAGTATTATTACCGTCAGTTATAAACGTTTCATCATTATAACGCTTTCTTCCACCTTCATAAATAATATTACATAACCTAATCTTCGATATTGTTGGCATCATTTTCTCCTTTATACAATAATTCTAAAATTCCTCGGTTATATTCGAGTTCCATAAAGTAATGTCCAATTATATCCTTAGCTTTCTCAGTTAATTCATACTCCATATTCCCAATATCATTAATAAGATCTTCACCTAGCATAAAATTTTTAACTAAATTTAAAAAACTTACATGGCTATTAGTTCTACCATCTTGAACTTTTGATTTTTCATTAATATCATCAATTAGCGACCATTTTTCAATAATTAATAACCAATTGTAATGCATATCACTTTCATGATACTTTAAAGTTTCCTCGTCATGTTCTTTTAAAGAGGCAATATGCAAATTAACTTCATTTAGCCAAGTTTCCATAGAAACGAATTCAAGTACAGGTTCAATCGTTAAATAACTATCATAAAATAATCCGAAAAAAACAATCATGGCAAAATACATTAAATATATATCAGAAACTTGATGCTTTGATGTTAAATACTTGGATTTAAGACTTTCATTAGAAATATGAAAGGGTGAAGCTACTGCAAGGGGAATTAAAAATAGATTTTCGCTTGAAACAATAACTGTGCATTCCACATTGTCAGCAAATAAATCAACTAAAGCTCTAACATTTTCATCTATAGTATAGGAAGTAAAATCTTTAATTAAACACTGCCCTTTTGAAGCTAAATTACTATAAATTTCAAAAGATTCTAATATTGTTTTTTCTTCATATTTCATACTTTTCCTCCAAAAACATTTTCATATTACTTATTTTAAATTCATCATTAATATTTAAAATTTCTTTTAATTCTGTAACCTGTATGGTTTTATATCTACTATGAAGTATTTTTATAGCATTAATAATTATATTATGATTTTGATCTTCTTCGTCATAAAATACATTAATCGGAGAAAGTTGATGAAGTGTTATCCAAAAATCATAAAAACCTCTTAAACTTAGAAGCGACTCTTGGTCTTTTTTTACTTCAACAATTAAATCACTTAAAATAAGTTCATTATCATCTGACATATACTTTAAACAAAGGTTCATCATTTTTTCATAAAATAATTCTACTACTCTGACCTTGTCATCCTCAGATTTTGATAGACCAGCAAACTCTATATTTAACTCACTTTTATCTCTATTATAAACACGCTGAGGAAAAAATATAGCAAGTGGACTCCATTTTTCGCATTTTTCAAGTGATAAAAATGGTTTTGCAATTGTTCTAATCGTTTCAAGCGGACTAGCATTTGCTACGCAATAAGATACAATTTCTTTATTAAAATTAAAAGACTCAATACCAGTATAATAAAGAGATTCCTTTGCTGCGAGAAGTGCAGTCGTTTGAATACTAATCGATTTTGCTAGTAATTTATCATGTACTTTATGCACAGAGTCTAAGGCATTACTAACTTTTAAAGCGCTAGTATATATATGTGAATCTTTCTCACTATCCCTTTTGAATTTCAAATTATCTAAAACCGAATTAACAAAAATTTTCAGTTCATTAAATTCTTTGTTTTCGTACTCTAGCCTTAAATGAATATCATCAATTAAACGTTTATAACGATTATAAACTTCCTCAGAAATAACATTTCTACTAATATCATTTTTAATTTTTACAATTCTTTCATTTAAAGATTCAACATTTATACTCATTTCATCAATTTGCCTCAAGGCACTTACAAATTCACCTTTTTCAAGTTGTTTTCTAAGAAGCATTTGATTAATGGAAAGTTGAAATTCACTATAATATTCTCTTGTAGAAAAAATTAATTCTAATCCATCTTCATCAAGTTCATAGTATTGCTTATTTTCTAGCAAATCAGATTTGCTTGCCTTTAAAATCGAATAGTAAATTACATCATCTTTTTTCCTATTCCAATCATAAAATTTTTTTGATAAACGTTTTCCACTAGCAGGTCTAAAAACATGTATTATATCCTTAGCAATAGTTTGGCATTTTTTAGCATCAACATTATACCTTTTATGAATCATTTCAAATATAAATTTAGATAATTCCATAAAGCCAATTTCTTTTTTTCTAATAAGCTTACATTCATAAAAAAATAGCAAAGTTAGCAATCCAACATCGTATAAATCTATTTTTTTACCCGATTGATCTTTAGTATTCTTGTTTTGAAGTGTAATTAATGGTTCATATAAAGCTAAACGTTTTATACGTTCCTTATAATTAGAAAAAAATGTATTTTCATTAATCTGCATCTAATTTCTCCCACATTTCTTTAAGATATATTTTGCTTAAACCTTCTTGTGGCCAGTAGTAACCTTGATCTAATAAATCAACTCTTTCTAAAAGAGAAAGAGACAAAAAATTTGATTTAAAAAAGTCGAACGCCTCTTGATTTTTAAGCTGATTTTGTTTTCCTATACTTTCTTTTTCTTCTAATAATTTAATATAAAAAGAAGTAGCCAAATTAACTTTTAAAATCTCATTAATTGACTTAAATATCTTAATCCCTTCATAATCAATATCCCCAAAATAGTAAA includes:
- a CDS encoding HlyD family secretion protein; the protein is MNKKMVTMVSVVVIALVMLVGFSSVNNSKTTLNDENLFQGYIEANDVDINTKVPGRISQIKVSEGEIVKKGDPIAVIDAKDIMAKKEGLVALSKAAENGVEAAKAQYQAANGQLDAAEAVLRKAKNGARGETVSKAKAAYDYLKTTYDRLSAVYKKGGVSKSKVDEIETKMNVAYEDYKMAKDGARNEDIIAASGQVTAARAMVAAASSNIAASEDKYAQALAGIKEVETYLTDAAIVSPLSGTVTLLNSSEGEMASTGMNIATITDLKDMWVDIEIDETYLSKFKVGDEVKIKTLAYKDKKIVGKVVRINKKADYAVKKASNENGEFDLVSYGVKIKINNDEELFRPGMTAIVDISK
- a CDS encoding DUF6036 family nucleotidyltransferase; the protein is MDIKIELQEKIRDMEKVAELFEVEPFDIYFLGGSACVLGEYTARATRDFDFVDLEYSSKLGKVFAQLRDFDMLEYPSTLLSPKYKERALKLEEFKYLNVYILSIEDIIVSKIIRLAKKDIDDIDILIKKADKNLLTTIIDEVLNRNDLFESKKKAFKNNLLIFKEKYNV
- a CDS encoding YaiI/YqxD family protein — its product is MKIWVDADGCPVVKITIEEAKKHSVPLVVVKNHAVRIEDDYAKIVTVDVTRDAADYYIVNHMEKGDLVITQDNGLSAMALAKDGKILNQNGRWITNDNIELILESRHISQKERMKKKKSYTKFKKREKTKDDNFRRELVSFIENI
- a CDS encoding EF-hand domain-containing protein; this translates as MTINSVNNYSSYSFKSLSNLSASDNNQQSLDGVGRGSGNRNGHGGPKGAGGPGGPGGPGGAGRLGEGRGPKIDQDSNGSWSETEVSDFASKASENLGISIDVNQIFDTYDTNDDGSISSDEIKKLASENGFNLPSPQEMMKSMDGGQKNKFRMNNQVDLTKLFDQNDSEDSILSFLNDSTISKSLEAYESNNTYNNADISSLLDLAL
- a CDS encoding HAMP domain-containing sensor histidine kinase, which produces MNSFFLEKYFIYRNEKIFLENVDRIRDVYNNDSDNLSSVLKSIDRSKGVHISIINNDLEVVDDSFNRPNLSSEKIVRKIPLNIAIDIKNQITNIEDTNKKYLYKVDEDFEYGNKKIQMITRLDKNKFLVIEKPINVINENANISNDFFAFTGVIAIVLGNIFLLFFTKKITKPIIEISGIAKSISNLDFTKKYKIKSEDELGELGSSINLISNKLNETISELIDANGLLKKDNEKKKHIDDMRKLFVSSVSHELKTPIGLIKGHLEGIKFNIVNDIKKQEKYLDIAIDEADRMDKLVKDLLVISEVESDVKIINKTNFNITILIEEILDKYQTIFIEKGIKCSSYLTKDYFVNADLSKIEQVLINYINNAIEHVDENRKIEIREVESDNAVRIIVKNFGKNIEENEFDNIWTSFYKVDKSRTRVSSGSGLGLSIVKSILDNHVAKYGVNNIEKGVEFWLELPTITI
- a CDS encoding response regulator transcription factor, yielding MNTKILIADDEIRFRKLVYDFLTKEGYEVITAKDGKEAIEFFLHENDINLVILDVMMPYFTGFEVCKEIRRTSKVPILMLTALGGEVDEINGLNLGADEYITKPFSYEIFMARVNSLLRRTNKISQNTVFLEGISINDKTHEIIIDEKIVEFSPKEYKFILYLVKNLGRALSREQILNNVWGYDFYGDIRTVDTHIKSIRSKFGKYGEYIQTIRSVGYKLEVKK
- a CDS encoding DUF6063 family protein — protein: MKYEEKTILESFEIYSNLASKGQCLIKDFTSYTIDENVRALVDLFADNVECTVIVSSENLFLIPLAVASPFHISNESLKSKYLTSKHQVSDIYLMYFAMIVFFGLFYDSYLTIEPVLEFVSMETWLNEVNLHIASLKEHDEETLKYHESDMHYNWLLIIEKWSLIDDINEKSKVQDGRTNSHVSFLNLVKNFMLGEDLINDIGNMEYELTEKAKDIIGHYFMELEYNRGILELLYKGENDANNIED